A portion of the Phaenicophaeus curvirostris isolate KB17595 chromosome 17, BPBGC_Pcur_1.0, whole genome shotgun sequence genome contains these proteins:
- the CMKLR1 gene encoding chemerin-like receptor 1 yields the protein MALSNLSNYLDDVDNYSDYPDYPYEDTSSVWTEPSHDPKDIARIISVIIYSVSCVLGILGNGLVIAIITLKMKKSVNAVWFLNLAVADFLFNIFLPINITYTAMRYNWIFGTVMCKLNSFLLILNMYTSVLLLTTISFDRYVSVVFPVWSQNHRSTNLAYLVCLVIWTIGIIMSCPSLVFRDTAQARNSVICFSNFSLSRNKSYQDLAVMRHRTVNITRFLAGYILPITIITFCYIAIVLNLRRNRLAKSKKPFKIIITIIITFFLCWSPYHLLNLLETKPDMIPHSVFEISIPITTALAASNSCMNPVLYVFMGQDFKKFKVTILSRLVNALSEEMGHSSIVHRSFSKMSSMTEKETTVL from the coding sequence ATGGCGCTTTCCAATTTGTCCAATTACTTGGATGATGTTGATAACTACAGCGACTACCCAGATTACCCCTACGAGGACACCAGCAGTGTGTGGACAGAGCCATCCCACGACCCGAAGGACATTGCGAGGATTATCTCTGTCATCATCTACAGCGTGTCCTGCGTGCTGGGCATCCTGGGGAACGGCCTTGTCATCGCAATCATAACCTTGAAGATGAAGAAGTCGGTCAATGCTGTCTGGTTCCTCAACCTGGCAGTCGCTGACTTCCTCTTCAACATCTTCCTGCCTATAAACATCACTTACACTGCCATGCGGTACAACTGGATCTTTGGGACAGTCATGTGCAAGTTGAActcattcctcctcatcctcaacATGTACACCAGTGTCCTTCTGCTCACCACCATCAGCTTCGATCGCTACGTATCAGTGGTTTTTCCCGTCTGGTCTCAAAACCATCGGTCAACCAACCTGGCATATTTAGTTTGCTTGGTTATCTGGACCATTGGCATCATTATGAGCTGCCCATCTCTTGTCTTCCGAGACACGGCACAAGCCCGCAACTCTGTGATTTGTTTTAGCAACTTTTCCCTCTCCAGGAATAAGTCTTACCAAGACCTGGCAGTAATGAGGCACCGAACGGTGAACATCACCAGGTTCCTCGCTGGGTACATCCTTCCCATAACGATCATCACTTTCTGCTACATTGCCATCGTCTTAAACTTGCGTCGAAACCGCCTTGCCAAGTCCAAAAAGCCCTTCAAGATCATCATCACCATTATAATCACCTTCTTCCTTTGCTGGAGTCCCTACCATCTGTTGAATCTCCTGGAGACGAAGCCCGACATGATCCCACACTCTGTATTTGAGATCAGCATCCCCATAACCACAGCGCTCGCTGCCTCCAACAGCTGCATGAACCCCGTCCTCTATGTCTTCATGGGCCAGGACTTTAAGAAGTTCAAGGTCACCATCCTTTCCAGGCTGGTGAATGCTCTCAGTGAGGAGATGGGCCACTCCAGCATTGTTCACAGGAGCTTCTCCAAGATGTCTTCAatgacagagaaggaaacaacAGTCCTCTAA